The following proteins are encoded in a genomic region of Xenopus laevis strain J_2021 chromosome 3L, Xenopus_laevis_v10.1, whole genome shotgun sequence:
- the LOC121401349 gene encoding DC-STAMP domain-containing protein 2-like, which translates to MKVELKSNDIENQKKVPMRRRKNSMCKEFLRCFGSFVLGMFLAIVFAFFTLFVKSYSLDICIIASAFIGVFLSLGMAFSEQIRVIVFLTLPQIFAAQGKNLIIALAFSLTIQGPAGNILENYKRVSEATSCGLQLAVNQTLEVVQGMKAPVMRALDKIKSIAGNFKNVSKRSQGFFIALQEGVRRIGRDLRAAWSYLYNMGTICNEELGNPSKKCYQQFDTAKQTCTDNAGLFGFVCGIIDTFRPLCALAGVPCMGPDFVQTHVSRLMDKAADSVLNKFKDHFLFNITVIHDFDINASATDVINVAEQIMDEVNASIEPYLEIIGLAQYFVLFFCLYSFIRAALYRRNYLLNDKHDNFYITKNFMKLNELRVKTGAPSLLPLNMKEQSLYVSPVSLKMTSIEKKMLTGFLGIVPYMIGSIFIILIDFGAYFLLGKAHEQLSGNITVTAPLIFNVTVTGSNFFSDFFKQIISSFEDMVRGQVQILTSKCLVTPSKPDFRGYIIIGLLYGFAFLATAIGVYLTRLRRSLCAYYYPYRELERICFLYNTIICERPERTPYHMKYIVTASQDPQPSSFLYKLAKRNSVFYRLVRLMGKREEFCMECAKVRTDSNSLEFLACITRDCRGLYCGDCCIKLENACKFCLTPLTYSDSTDEEIDSSDEEQVELWLEERGRSKRFRKVQNTEEDEDSDSSMELSDADYEYQEQSPSSDSSDEETLDEAFSKLTKMKKKGIPRKLYQRR; encoded by the exons ATGAAGGTTGAACTCAAATCCAATGATATAGAGAACCAAAAGAAAGTTCcaatgagaagaagaaagaacagTATGTGCAAGGAATTCCTGAGATGCTTCGGCTCATTTGTTCTAGGCATGTTCTTGGCcatagtatttgccttcttcactcTGTTTGTGAAGAGCTACAGCCTGGACATCTGCATCATCGCCAGCGCCTTTATTGGAGTTTTCCTATCTCTCGGCATGGCGTTTTCTGAGCAGATTCGTGTAATTGTATTCCTAACACTGCCGCAGATTTTTGCAG CTCAAGGCAAGAACCTGATTATTGCACTGGCCTTTTCGCTGACCATCCAAGGACCCGCCGGAAATATCCTGGAGAATTACAAGCGGGTGTCGGAAGCAACCTCGTGCGGGTTGCAGTTGGCCGTGAATCAGACCTTAGAAGTTGTTCAGGGGATGAAAGCGCCTGTGATGA GAGCTTTGGACAAGATCAAGTCCATTGCTGGTAACTTTAAAAATGTCTCCAAGCGGTCGCAAGGCTTCTTTATTGCCCTACAGGAGGGCGTGAGACGTATAG GCCGAGACTTGAGAGCGGCGTggtcatacctgtacaacatgggAACTATCTGCAATGAGGAGTTAGGGAACCCGAGCAAGAAATGTTACCAGCAATTCGATACGGCCAAGCAGACTTGTACCGATAATGCCGGCTTGTTTGGCTTCGTCTGCGGCATTATAGACACATTTCGGCCCCTGTGTGCACTGGCTGGAG TTCCGTGCATGGGCCCCGACTTTGTTCAGACTCACGTCAGTCGACTGATGGACAAAG CTGCCGATTCCGTCCTTAACAAGTTCAAGGATCACTTTCTGTTTAATATCACTGTCATCCACGACTTTGATATCAACGCCAGCGCCACCGACGTGATCAACGTGGCAGAGCAGATTATGGACGAGGTGAACGCCAGTATAGAGCCTTACCTGGAGATTATTGGACTGGCCCAGTATTTTGTGCTCTTCTTCTGCCTTTACTCCTTCATTCG GGCAGCGCTATATCGCAGGAATTACCTGCTCAATGACAAGCACGACAATTTCTACATCACTAAGAACTTTATGAAGCTGAATGAGCTGAGAGTGAAGACTGGTGCTCCCTCTCTGTTACCCCTGAACATGAAGGAGCAATCTCTCTACGTCTCACCTG TTTCCCTGAAGATGACGTCAATTGAGAAGAAGATGTTGACCGGTTTCTTGGGGATTGTGCCGTACATGATAGGCTCCATCTTCATCATCTTGATAGATTTCGGAGCCTACTTTTTGCTAGGGAAGGCACATGAACAGCTCAGTGGCAATATAACGGTGACAG CTCCTCTAATCTTCAACGTCACCGTAACAGGCTCAAATTTCTTCAGCGActtctttaaacaaataatatccTCATTTGAGGATATGGTAAGGGGACAAGTGCAGATTCTCACATCCAAGTGTTTGGTTACCCCATCAAAGCCGGACTTCCGGGGCTACATAATTATCG GACTTTTATATGGATTTGCCTTTTTGGCCACCGCGATTGGGGTGTATCTTACGAGATTGAGACGCTCCCTCTGTGCCTATTATTATCCATATCGTGAACTG GAAAGGATCTGCTTCCTGTACAACACGATTATCTGCGAGCGCCCAGAGAGGACCCCTTATCATATGAAGTACATTGTTACTGCTTCCCAGGATCCACAACCCAGCAGCTTCCTCTACAAGCTGGCCAAACG aaactcTGTGTTTTACCGTCTGGTCAGACTGATGGGCAAAAGGGAAGAGTTCTGCATGGAATGTGCCAAAGTCAGAACCGACAGTAACAGCCTGGAATTTCTAGCCTGTATTACCAGGGACTGCAGAG GGCTGTACTGCGGAGACTGCTGCATCAAACTAGAGAACGCCTGCAAGTTCTGCCTCACTCCCCTCACCTACTCGGATTCAACAGATGAGGAGAT AGACTCCAGTGATGAGGAGCAGGTCGAGCTGTGGCTGGAGGAAAGAGGCAGGAGTAAGAGGTTCAGGAAAGTGCAAAACACTGAGGAAGATGAGGACTCGGACTCCTCCATGGAATTAAG TGATGCCGACTATGAGTACCAGGAGCAATCCCCATCAAGTGACAGCTCAGACGAGGAGACTCTAGATGAAGCATTTTCCAAGTTGACGAAGATGAAGAAAAAAGGCATCCCAAGGAAATTGTATCAGAGGCGCTGA
- the a4galt.L gene encoding lactosylceramide 4-alpha-galactosyltransferase, producing MRRCLMNRAHLANVSFQRASVRPAEEEMKCCPPKLSLMRFKVKKSPWTLFLFLLITVPFLITIFVKGTGSSNDGHEHYPWPVDVRCPDDVPHGKNHSLTGGIFFVETSERTSPNAQFMCAVESAVRAHPNTQVTIMMRGLYKQSQLKPLNLAFRLFQCFPHVDILPLDFEKLFAGTPLSSWYSAVEKHKEATDLPILSDASRLAILWKYGGVYLDTDFVVLKSLKNLTNSMGTQSIYTLNGAFLSFRQGHEFIELCMKDFTDSYNFWIYGHQGPQLLTRVFKRWCSVRRLRDRTSCHGVTVLPRETFYPVEWQNWRKYFEMIRPSDLNELLRNTYAVHIWNKKSKDTRPNPGTFLDQLQSQYCPTTYSFMKTSLIISKGAQSEATFHLQLNEESTQLAKESR from the exons ATGAGAAGGTGTCTCATGAATAGGGCTCACCTTGCAAATGTCTCATTTCAGAGAGCCAGTGTTCGTCCAGCTGAAGAAGAAATGAAGTGTTGCCCCCCAAAGTTGTCACTAATGAGGTTTAAAGTGAAGAAGAGTCCATGGACCCTGTTCCTCTTCCTACTTATTACGGTTCCCTTTCTCATAACAATATTTGTGAAGGGAACAGGATCATCAAATGATGGGCATGAGCATTATCCTTGGCCGGTAGATGTTAGATGCCCTGATGATGTGCCTCATGGGAAGAACCATTCTCTAACTGGCGGAATCTTCTTCGTGGAGACCTCAGAGAGGACCAGCCCAAATGCCCAGTTTATGTGCGCAGTAGAATCCGCAGTGAGGGCTCACCCCAATACCCAAGTAACAATCATGATGAGGGGTCTATACAAGCAAAGCCAGTTGAAGCCCCTAAACCTTGCCTTCCGTCTCTTCCAGTGTTTCCCACATGTTGACATCTTACCTTTGGACTTTGAGAAGCTTTTTGCCGGCACCCCTCTGAGCTCTTGGTACTCGGCTGTGGAAAAACACAAAGAGGCCACAGACTTGCCCATACTCTCAGATGCTAGCCGGCTTGCCATCCTTTGGAAATACGGAGGTGTCTATTTAGATACAGATTTTGTTGTCTTAAAAAGTttgaaaaacctcacaaattccaTGGGAACCCAGTCGATCTACACACTTAACGGAGCTTTCCTCTCATTCAGACAAGGGCATGAATTCATTGAACTCTGTATGAAAGACTTTACAGATTCCTACAATTTCTGGATTTATGGACATCAAGGACCTCAGCTCTTAACTCGTGTCTTCAAGAGATGGTGCTCCGTTCGCCGGTTAAGAGACCGCACGAGCTGTCATGGAGTGACTGTCCTTCCTCGGGAAACATTCTATCCAGTTGAATGGCAGAACTGGAGGAAGTATTTTGAGATGATCAGACCATCTGATCTTAATGAGCTGCTGAGGAACACCTACGCCGTACATATCTGGAACAAAAAGAGCAAAGACACCAGACCAAATCCCGGGACTTTTTTGGATCAACTGCAGTCACAGTATTGTCCCACAACCTacagtttcatgaaaacatctctCATCATctctaagggggcccagtctgaag CAACTTTCCATCTACAGTTGAACGAAGAGTCCACCCAACTTGCCAAAGAAAGCAGATGA